The Edaphobacter sp. 12200R-103 genome contains a region encoding:
- a CDS encoding carboxypeptidase-like regulatory domain-containing protein, with protein sequence MISSSSSIRRLMAVFAVTLAFSGAALADSITGTVTNKTNNKPAAGDEVVLIRLAQGMQESTHTKTDSKGNFSIDLPDSGMHLIRVTHDKANYFRPAPPGTQSIEMDVYDAAPKVKGVTAEADVMRLQTDESGKSLRVVEHFFVKNDSNPPKTQFGDRPFEFYLPHGAIIEGSAALAPGGMPVQASPTPLGDPDHYTFVFPIRPGETQFQITYRLPYDGSLKLSPKPSMLFDTVAIMMPKSMTFQAEPGAIYAPVTEETSAQTYVARNVSPSHQIGFTVSGTGQLPRDNAAATAGSNGQPGPAGGQSAEGSAASDTRPGGGLGNPLDPSGKDDPWSKYKWWIIGALGLAMAAGAGIMLKNHPQDAIPVPAAPLAGSSPLATTVPTAPSNLLATLKEELFAIETDRLEGRLNEEEYSEQKAALEVVLRRALARRETSSASASKATEVNPLRG encoded by the coding sequence GTGATCAGCTCATCTTCTTCCATTCGACGCCTCATGGCGGTCTTCGCCGTGACCCTTGCCTTCTCCGGAGCAGCTCTGGCCGATTCCATCACGGGGACTGTTACCAACAAGACCAACAATAAGCCCGCTGCCGGAGACGAGGTCGTCCTCATCCGCCTTGCCCAGGGGATGCAGGAGTCCACTCATACCAAGACGGACTCGAAGGGAAACTTCTCCATCGACCTTCCCGACTCCGGGATGCACCTGATCCGCGTCACGCATGACAAGGCAAACTACTTCCGTCCGGCGCCTCCAGGAACGCAGTCGATTGAGATGGACGTCTATGACGCAGCCCCCAAGGTCAAGGGCGTCACCGCCGAGGCCGATGTAATGCGCCTCCAGACGGATGAGAGCGGAAAGTCCCTGCGCGTGGTAGAGCACTTCTTCGTCAAAAACGACTCCAATCCACCGAAGACCCAGTTCGGCGACCGTCCTTTTGAGTTTTATCTTCCTCACGGAGCCATCATCGAAGGATCAGCCGCACTGGCTCCCGGTGGCATGCCGGTACAGGCATCCCCGACACCTCTCGGCGACCCCGATCACTACACCTTCGTCTTCCCCATCCGCCCCGGAGAAACGCAATTTCAGATCACCTACAGACTGCCCTATGACGGCAGTCTGAAGTTGTCGCCCAAGCCCTCCATGCTCTTCGACACCGTAGCGATCATGATGCCGAAGAGCATGACCTTTCAGGCAGAGCCGGGAGCAATCTACGCTCCTGTAACCGAAGAGACCTCGGCACAGACCTACGTTGCACGCAACGTCTCTCCCTCTCATCAGATCGGGTTTACCGTTTCGGGAACCGGTCAGCTTCCACGAGATAATGCCGCCGCAACCGCAGGATCGAACGGCCAGCCCGGCCCGGCTGGTGGCCAGTCCGCAGAAGGTTCCGCAGCGAGCGATACCCGTCCCGGAGGCGGCCTGGGCAATCCGCTGGACCCATCCGGCAAAGACGACCCCTGGTCGAAGTACAAGTGGTGGATCATTGGTGCGCTCGGCCTTGCAATGGCAGCCGGAGCCGGGATCATGCTCAAGAACCACCCGCAGGACGCAATCCCTGTCCCTGCAGCGCCATTAGCAGGCTCTTCGCCGCTGGCAACAACGGTTCCCACAGCGCCTTCGAACCTCCTCGCCACCCTGAAAGAGGAGCTCTTCGCTATCGAAACCGACCGTCTGGAGGGGCGGTTGAACGAAGAGGAGTACTCTGAGCAGAAGGCGGCTCTCGAAGTCGTGCTGCGGCGCGCGCTCGCCCGCAGAGAGACTTCATCGGCATCCGCGTCTAAAGCAACAGAGGTCAATCCTCTGCGAGGCTGA
- a CDS encoding fumarylacetoacetate hydrolase family protein has product MKLVTFSGRDVPAQSSSALLSRDVPTPGVLIGDEVADLTSLGYPSVLSILEGGARAQAEIAEKLDRVPRVALSDVTLRAPLRPPRVFGVGLNYARHAEESKMTVPKVPTVFMKLSSSVVGPDVDVILPKVSSQPDYEAELGVVIGKAGYQIAAADWEQYVYGYTIVNDVSARDIQLATSQWTLGKSFPTFTPLGPAIVSADEVGDPHKLSIALAINGETLQNSNTSDLIFKIPALIEYISTMTPLEAGDVISTGTPEGVGLGRTPQRWLKPGEEMVVTIEKLGALRNRTVAE; this is encoded by the coding sequence ATGAAGCTGGTCACGTTTTCAGGGAGAGACGTCCCTGCGCAAAGTTCTTCGGCACTTTTGAGCCGCGATGTTCCGACGCCGGGTGTCCTGATCGGGGATGAAGTTGCCGACCTGACGAGCCTGGGATATCCCAGCGTACTGTCCATTCTCGAAGGGGGAGCGCGTGCGCAGGCAGAGATCGCGGAAAAGCTGGATAGGGTTCCTCGCGTCGCTTTGTCCGATGTGACCCTGCGTGCTCCGCTGCGGCCGCCGCGCGTTTTTGGAGTGGGTCTGAACTATGCCCGCCATGCGGAAGAGTCGAAGATGACGGTCCCGAAGGTTCCGACAGTCTTCATGAAGCTCTCAAGTTCGGTTGTAGGGCCGGATGTTGACGTCATTCTGCCCAAGGTGAGCAGCCAGCCGGACTACGAGGCGGAGTTGGGGGTGGTGATCGGCAAAGCCGGCTACCAGATCGCTGCTGCGGACTGGGAGCAGTATGTCTACGGTTACACGATCGTGAACGACGTCAGCGCGCGCGACATCCAGCTAGCCACTTCGCAGTGGACGCTGGGCAAATCATTTCCGACGTTTACTCCACTGGGGCCTGCGATCGTTTCGGCCGATGAGGTGGGCGATCCCCACAAGCTGAGTATCGCGCTTGCGATCAATGGTGAGACCCTGCAGAACTCGAATACCAGCGATCTGATCTTCAAGATTCCGGCGCTGATCGAGTACATCTCGACTATGACGCCGCTTGAGGCGGGGGATGTGATCAGTACAGGAACTCCCGAAGGCGTAGGACTGGGGCGCACGCCGCAGCGGTGGCTGAAGCCGGGAGAAGAGATGGTGGTCACGATCGAAAAGCTTGGAGCGCTGCGCAACCGGACGGTGGCAGAGTAG
- a CDS encoding ZIP family metal transporter — MPSSSLWLSLTLGAVAGLADYLGGLLLVRRSPSARALRYFVALGAGFMLAAAVLEMIPEGIGLSPRWAPILVLAGYCGVHLLEHTLVPHFHFGEETHHHEFLSAKTSYSVLLGLAAHTFFDGIAIGSGFVLSHWLGWVIFIAVFLHKLPEGFTVASVMLASGRGKVAALNSAMALGATTLLGVLVINLRPHWVHAGLPLSAGVTIYVAATDLVPEINREPGIRMALIFFVGVAVFFLLKLLSPL; from the coding sequence ATGCCATCATCATCGCTCTGGTTGAGCCTTACGCTTGGAGCCGTCGCCGGACTTGCGGACTACCTTGGCGGCTTACTGCTCGTTCGCCGTTCGCCCTCGGCGCGTGCACTGCGATACTTCGTCGCCCTCGGCGCCGGCTTCATGCTGGCTGCTGCCGTGCTGGAGATGATTCCCGAAGGAATTGGTCTCAGCCCACGCTGGGCACCCATTCTGGTTTTGGCCGGATACTGCGGCGTTCACCTGCTGGAGCACACCCTTGTCCCCCATTTCCATTTCGGTGAGGAGACGCATCATCATGAATTCCTCTCTGCCAAGACCAGCTACTCGGTGCTGCTCGGACTCGCGGCTCATACCTTCTTCGACGGCATAGCCATCGGATCGGGTTTCGTCCTCTCCCACTGGCTGGGCTGGGTCATCTTTATCGCCGTCTTTCTGCACAAGCTTCCGGAAGGATTCACCGTCGCCAGCGTCATGCTCGCCAGCGGCCGCGGAAAGGTGGCTGCACTGAACTCCGCCATGGCTCTGGGAGCCACCACTCTGCTGGGAGTTCTCGTAATCAACCTCAGACCGCACTGGGTGCACGCCGGACTTCCCCTCTCCGCAGGAGTGACCATCTATGTCGCAGCAACCGACCTTGTGCCCGAGATCAACCGCGAACCCGGCATCCGCATGGCGCTGATCTTCTTTGTCGGCGTGGCCGTCTTCTTTCTTCTGAAGTTGCTAAGTCCGCTTTAG
- a CDS encoding cytochrome c-type biogenesis protein CcmH yields the protein MFSRLTVRRWLQSATVCLLLLVMLGAADSSSRFGRLGHEMVCVCGCGQILLECNHVGCPDSDRMIGELRQQLASGSSDTATLNWFAAKYGPTVLAAPIRGGFDNVAWITPLAVFLLATAGTGVLITIWRKRTNRQMIAAGMPMAPPPMDDDLRARIRKETEY from the coding sequence ATGTTTAGCCGCCTCACAGTCCGGCGCTGGCTCCAGAGCGCTACCGTCTGCCTGTTGCTCCTGGTCATGCTGGGTGCGGCAGACTCAAGCTCGCGCTTTGGCCGCCTGGGTCACGAGATGGTCTGCGTCTGTGGCTGCGGACAGATCCTGCTGGAGTGCAATCACGTCGGCTGCCCGGACTCGGACCGCATGATCGGAGAGCTTCGACAGCAGCTGGCCTCCGGAAGCTCCGATACAGCCACGCTGAATTGGTTCGCTGCAAAATATGGGCCTACCGTTCTAGCCGCGCCCATCCGGGGAGGATTCGACAACGTTGCCTGGATCACCCCGCTGGCCGTCTTCCTGCTCGCAACCGCCGGTACCGGCGTCCTGATTACCATCTGGCGGAAGCGCACCAACCGGCAGATGATCGCCGCAGGAATGCCCATGGCGCCGCCGCCAATGGACGACGATCTGCGGGCACGCATTCGCAAGGAGACAGAGTACTGA
- a CDS encoding SDR family NAD(P)-dependent oxidoreductase codes for MENKIALVTGGASGIGAATIRELARAGAQVVIADIDLAAAESLATEVPGARAVKMDVTNAESIAAAFSGIQKLDILVNNAGIGLVGDISRTAEEDFDRVMRVNVHSVFLVTKAALSLLLASRGSIVNIGSVAGSVGVKQRFAYCASKGAVQAMTRQIAVDYPKELRINCIAPGTVQTPFVEGYLDRYHAHEKEKVRAELVARQPIGRLGTPEDIASLVRYLCSKEAEFINGAVIPIDGGWTAA; via the coding sequence TTGGAAAATAAGATTGCGCTCGTAACGGGTGGCGCAAGCGGCATTGGCGCAGCGACAATACGTGAGCTTGCACGCGCCGGGGCTCAGGTCGTTATTGCGGACATCGATCTCGCCGCAGCAGAATCGCTGGCGACTGAAGTTCCCGGCGCGCGCGCCGTCAAAATGGATGTGACGAATGCGGAGTCAATTGCAGCAGCATTCTCTGGAATCCAGAAGCTCGACATCCTTGTGAACAACGCCGGCATTGGACTGGTGGGGGACATCTCGCGCACGGCTGAGGAGGACTTCGACCGCGTGATGCGCGTCAACGTTCATAGCGTCTTCCTGGTGACGAAGGCTGCGTTGTCGCTGCTGCTTGCCTCTCGCGGGTCGATCGTCAATATTGGCTCAGTTGCCGGCTCTGTAGGGGTAAAGCAGAGGTTTGCCTACTGCGCCAGCAAGGGCGCAGTTCAGGCGATGACACGGCAGATTGCCGTGGATTATCCCAAAGAGTTGCGAATCAATTGCATCGCGCCGGGAACAGTGCAGACACCGTTTGTCGAGGGCTATCTCGACAGGTACCACGCCCATGAGAAAGAGAAGGTTCGCGCCGAGCTGGTAGCTCGCCAGCCTATCGGGCGCCTGGGTACGCCGGAAGACATCGCCTCGCTGGTCCGGTATCTGTGCTCGAAGGAAGCCGAATTTATCAATGGTGCCGTGATTCCGATCGATGGCGGATGGACTGCCGCGTAA
- a CDS encoding zinc metalloprotease HtpX, whose product MNTLKSTFLLALLTIFLVFIGSYFGGRNGMVFAFILSVAFNFGAYFFSDKLALSMYRAQPVTREQLPRVYQVVERLSAKQGLPMPSVYVIPSESPNAFATGRNPQHASVAVTHGILNLLDDEELEGVLAHELGHVRNRDILTSSIAATLAGAITMLARMGYWASLFGGYGNRDDRDRGGGLTGLLMLILAPIAATLIQLAISRSREYEADATGAKETGNPYALARALQKLDNYSRRIPLQASPSTAHLFIVAPLLGSGGFANLFSTHPPIKDRIHRLIGRDLV is encoded by the coding sequence ATGAATACACTGAAGTCGACATTCCTTCTGGCGCTGCTGACCATCTTTCTGGTCTTCATCGGAAGCTACTTCGGTGGCCGGAACGGGATGGTCTTCGCCTTTATCCTCTCTGTTGCTTTCAACTTCGGCGCGTATTTCTTTTCGGATAAGCTGGCGCTCTCGATGTACCGCGCACAACCAGTCACACGGGAGCAGCTTCCCCGCGTGTACCAGGTCGTGGAACGGCTCTCCGCAAAACAGGGCCTGCCCATGCCCAGCGTCTACGTGATTCCCAGTGAAAGCCCCAACGCATTCGCCACAGGACGAAATCCGCAGCATGCCTCTGTGGCCGTCACCCACGGCATTCTGAACCTGCTGGATGACGAAGAACTGGAAGGCGTACTGGCCCACGAGTTGGGTCACGTCCGCAATCGCGACATCCTGACCAGTTCCATCGCCGCTACGCTCGCCGGAGCCATCACCATGCTGGCGCGGATGGGCTACTGGGCCTCGCTCTTCGGCGGCTACGGCAATCGCGACGACCGAGACCGCGGCGGCGGCTTAACCGGCCTGCTCATGCTGATTCTTGCGCCCATCGCGGCGACTCTTATTCAGCTGGCCATCTCGCGCTCGCGGGAGTACGAGGCCGATGCGACGGGGGCAAAAGAGACGGGCAACCCCTACGCGCTAGCGCGCGCGCTGCAGAAGCTCGACAACTACTCACGACGCATTCCTTTGCAGGCTTCCCCTTCAACGGCGCATCTATTTATAGTGGCTCCCTTATTGGGAAGCGGAGGATTTGCGAACCTGTTTTCGACACATCCTCCAATCAAGGATCGTATACACCGGCTGATTGGGAGGGATCTGGTCTAG
- a CDS encoding DUF4149 domain-containing protein: MTAWVGGIAFFAFVVAPVAFTHLPTAHEAGLVVGASIRILHQIGLIGGGIFCLATITLWFRAEVPARVGFAIEMVLALVMLSVTAFSQYRILPAMEQDRIAAGGDIAVADITSPARVHFERLHAWSERLEGLVLLCGIGVILVLARESQWPETGKIKTI, translated from the coding sequence ATGACCGCATGGGTGGGCGGCATTGCCTTTTTCGCTTTTGTCGTTGCGCCTGTGGCGTTCACCCACCTTCCCACTGCGCACGAAGCTGGTCTGGTGGTCGGAGCGAGCATCCGAATCCTTCATCAGATCGGGCTCATCGGCGGAGGCATCTTCTGCCTCGCGACCATCACCCTCTGGTTCCGCGCCGAAGTGCCTGCGCGGGTCGGCTTTGCCATAGAGATGGTACTCGCCCTGGTGATGCTCAGCGTCACTGCGTTCTCGCAGTACCGAATCCTCCCTGCGATGGAGCAGGACCGGATCGCGGCGGGCGGTGACATTGCGGTCGCAGATATCACCTCGCCGGCGCGCGTCCATTTCGAACGCCTCCACGCCTGGTCCGAACGACTTGAGGGCCTCGTTCTGCTCTGCGGGATCGGCGTGATCCTCGTCCTGGCTCGCGAGTCCCAGTGGCCGGAGACAGGTAAAATCAAAACCATATGA
- a CDS encoding enolase C-terminal domain-like protein, with protein sequence MNEILITGVRVIDLRFPTSREHIGSDAVNKDPDYSAAYCILETNTGLTGHGLSFTLGRGTDLVVQAAVYLSRYVVKRSLSSITEDFCAFSRQMTDDTQFRWLGPEKGVIHLATAALINAVWDLYARAEKKPLWQLLSEMEPCQLLKAVDFRYIDDALTPAEAKELLESARDGKVERLEHLRKTGYPAYTTSVGWFGYSEEKIRRLCHEALEEGWTHFKLKVGGDPEEDLRRGRIVREEIGWTRKLMVDANQKWGVLEAIERTRQLAELKPWWMEEPTSPDDILGHARLRREVPEVRIATGEHCHNRVMFKQFLQAGGLDVLQLDSCRVGGVNENIAILLLAKKFGTPVCPHAGGVGLCEYVQHLSMFDYLSVSATMEDRVIEFVDHLHEHFVTPVRIQSGYYMMPTEPGYSIEIREESLNRFAYPQGEAWSAKA encoded by the coding sequence TTGAACGAGATTTTGATTACTGGTGTCCGCGTTATCGATCTGCGGTTTCCCACCTCGCGCGAGCATATCGGTTCGGACGCCGTCAATAAAGACCCGGATTACTCCGCGGCCTATTGCATTCTGGAGACGAATACTGGGCTTACGGGACACGGGCTCTCCTTCACACTGGGGCGCGGCACGGATCTGGTCGTGCAAGCCGCTGTCTACCTGTCACGTTATGTCGTCAAACGCTCCCTCTCCTCCATCACAGAGGACTTCTGCGCTTTTTCCCGTCAAATGACGGATGACACCCAGTTTCGCTGGCTGGGCCCGGAGAAGGGCGTCATCCATCTGGCGACCGCAGCCCTGATCAATGCTGTGTGGGACCTCTATGCTCGGGCTGAGAAGAAGCCCCTCTGGCAGCTTCTGTCGGAGATGGAACCCTGCCAGCTGCTGAAAGCCGTGGACTTCCGCTACATCGATGATGCTCTCACTCCCGCCGAAGCAAAGGAGCTTCTCGAAAGCGCCCGCGACGGTAAGGTCGAGCGACTTGAACATCTGCGCAAGACGGGTTATCCGGCATACACGACCTCGGTAGGGTGGTTCGGATATTCGGAGGAGAAGATTCGCCGCCTGTGCCATGAAGCACTTGAGGAGGGGTGGACCCATTTCAAACTGAAGGTTGGCGGCGATCCCGAGGAGGATCTTCGCAGGGGAAGGATTGTTCGGGAAGAGATCGGCTGGACCAGGAAGCTGATGGTCGATGCGAACCAGAAGTGGGGGGTGTTGGAAGCAATCGAGCGTACTCGCCAGTTGGCGGAGTTGAAGCCCTGGTGGATGGAAGAGCCGACGAGTCCGGATGACATCCTCGGGCACGCGCGCCTTCGGCGCGAGGTTCCGGAGGTACGCATTGCCACAGGCGAACATTGCCATAACCGCGTTATGTTCAAGCAGTTTCTGCAGGCCGGGGGGCTGGACGTTCTGCAATTGGACAGCTGTCGCGTGGGCGGGGTGAACGAGAATATCGCTATACTTCTGTTGGCAAAGAAGTTTGGCACTCCGGTCTGTCCTCATGCGGGTGGCGTAGGGCTATGTGAGTATGTTCAGCATCTTTCGATGTTCGATTATCTTTCCGTCTCGGCCACGATGGAGGACAGAGTCATCGAATTTGTCGATCATTTGCATGAACATTTCGTAACCCCCGTCCGCATTCAAAGCGGTTACTACATGATGCCGACAGAACCGGGATACAGTATCGAGATTCGGGAAGAATCTCTTAACCGCTTCGCCTATCCCCAGGGCGAAGCATGGAGCGCGAAAGCATGA
- a CDS encoding L-rhamnose mutarotase, protein MRRYCLALDLKDDETAIAEYKRYHRKIWPEIRDSIFAAGILDMEIYLLGRRLFMIMEVADDFSFAVKAAADEANPKVQEWEALMERFQQALPESKPGQKWVLMERIFSLQEQHDSRTA, encoded by the coding sequence ATGCGACGTTACTGCCTAGCTCTGGACCTGAAGGATGATGAGACTGCGATCGCCGAGTACAAGAGGTATCACCGGAAGATATGGCCGGAGATCAGGGACAGCATCTTCGCGGCAGGCATTCTCGACATGGAGATCTATCTGCTGGGTAGGCGGCTCTTCATGATCATGGAGGTGGCTGACGACTTCTCGTTCGCGGTCAAAGCTGCTGCGGATGAGGCGAATCCAAAGGTGCAGGAGTGGGAGGCCCTAATGGAGAGATTTCAGCAGGCTCTGCCCGAGTCAAAGCCGGGACAAAAGTGGGTCCTGATGGAACGCATCTTCAGCCTGCAGGAACAGCACGATTCCAGGACTGCCTGA
- a CDS encoding Ig-like domain repeat protein codes for MQAFMDLESNLVRHHRMSWLAAILLLVWLSVVTNAQQPAIGSPVLLPSAVTFDADGNLYIAETAHHAIRRVDPLGRISTIAGTGVQGYEGDGVVASSALLDSPEGVAVYGNNLYIADTHNHRIRRVDLGTGVITTIAGGSTAGSSGDGGSATVSTLDRPVALALDAQGNLFLADAGSHSIRRIDAVTGVITTVAGDGVQGYGGDQGAAAAALLDSPQGIAVDAGGNLYIADSHNHRVRRIDATTRVITTLAGTGAAGASGDAGPAIQGRLALPRGVSVDLQGNVFVADRENHRIRRIDGITGTITTFAGDDTQGFGGDGGAPPSASLDSPRATTVSPSGNLVFADGANSRVRQVSTGIVQTIVGPGSLAPVTVEFSGDAGMVYGSGSLRAAVRSATTAIGSVRLIDRSVGNSVIAQQTLTQGTADFDLATLASGAHTLVAQYSGDTFHAAVDSAEFTVAVAHRPLTAIVSPASVSYGEPLPSLKGSLSGVLPADQAGVDATYGVNLPVRPDAGEYPVAVTLRGSAAGNYALPVAPTLTITRAATTTTLTATTASLVTASSADAGQPVLMKVHVDPSASGNPTGTLILSEGATLLAAGAPDASGDLSFVVSSLGIGPHSLVASYSGDRNFVPSQSPTMLFMVNTPPSGSVDFNLAASSTTTQTINSGDSANFSFVVNVQGNLSAPVTLSASGLPDLATASFNPGSVVPGRSSTTVTMTVATPKTAASSGSHSPVVLALLVVGILPLMRKKRIPVRLLVLLVGLLLPFATGCGDRVRSGTDVPGTTRSYTVTVTGTTVGANGEQVRHTADVTLIVQTAS; via the coding sequence ATGCAAGCGTTCATGGACCTTGAGAGCAACCTTGTACGTCATCACAGGATGTCTTGGCTGGCGGCCATCTTGCTGCTCGTCTGGCTTTCTGTGGTTACAAACGCGCAGCAGCCTGCAATCGGCTCTCCTGTTCTTCTTCCGTCTGCGGTCACGTTCGACGCCGATGGAAACCTGTACATCGCAGAGACGGCGCATCATGCGATTCGCAGGGTCGATCCGCTGGGCCGAATCAGCACGATAGCAGGGACGGGTGTTCAGGGTTACGAAGGCGATGGTGTAGTCGCGAGCTCGGCGCTTCTCGATTCCCCCGAGGGCGTCGCTGTCTATGGAAATAATCTCTATATCGCTGACACCCACAATCACCGTATCCGTAGAGTCGACCTGGGTACGGGCGTCATCACCACCATTGCAGGAGGCTCAACGGCGGGATCGTCAGGAGACGGGGGCTCTGCAACCGTTTCCACGCTCGACCGCCCGGTTGCACTGGCGCTGGATGCCCAGGGGAATCTGTTTCTCGCCGATGCGGGAAGCCACAGCATCCGCCGGATCGATGCGGTCACAGGGGTCATCACCACCGTGGCTGGGGACGGCGTGCAGGGCTATGGCGGAGACCAGGGAGCCGCTGCAGCGGCGCTGCTGGATTCTCCGCAGGGAATCGCCGTAGATGCAGGTGGAAACCTCTACATAGCAGATAGCCACAATCATCGCGTTCGCCGGATCGATGCCACCACACGGGTGATTACCACCTTGGCGGGAACCGGGGCAGCTGGGGCATCCGGAGATGCGGGGCCTGCGATACAGGGGAGACTTGCTCTACCGCGAGGAGTTTCCGTCGATTTGCAGGGGAATGTCTTCGTTGCGGACCGCGAAAACCACCGTATCCGCCGCATCGACGGAATCACGGGCACCATAACGACGTTCGCTGGAGACGATACGCAGGGTTTTGGAGGAGATGGAGGTGCTCCTCCATCTGCGTCTCTGGACAGTCCCCGGGCGACGACCGTCTCCCCTTCAGGAAATCTGGTTTTTGCGGATGGGGCCAACAGCAGAGTCCGCCAGGTTTCGACGGGAATCGTCCAGACGATTGTCGGACCGGGCAGCCTGGCTCCGGTTACGGTCGAGTTTTCCGGCGACGCTGGGATGGTCTACGGCTCAGGATCGCTGAGGGCGGCGGTTCGGTCAGCAACGACTGCGATTGGCAGTGTGCGATTGATCGATCGGAGTGTGGGAAACTCTGTTATTGCACAACAGACGCTCACCCAGGGTACGGCGGACTTCGATCTTGCCACGCTGGCGTCGGGAGCCCACACCCTGGTGGCTCAGTATAGCGGCGATACCTTTCATGCGGCGGTGGACAGCGCGGAGTTTACCGTGGCCGTCGCCCATCGCCCCCTTACGGCGATCGTCTCGCCGGCGTCGGTCAGCTATGGAGAGCCTCTTCCATCGCTTAAGGGCAGTCTGAGCGGAGTTCTGCCGGCAGATCAGGCAGGTGTGGATGCCACCTATGGGGTGAACCTCCCCGTGCGGCCCGATGCGGGCGAGTATCCGGTCGCCGTGACGCTGCGCGGTTCGGCGGCAGGGAACTATGCCTTGCCGGTGGCCCCCACGCTTACGATCACGCGGGCTGCAACCACGACAACACTGACGGCCACGACTGCTTCACTAGTTACGGCCAGCAGCGCGGATGCCGGTCAGCCGGTCTTAATGAAGGTTCATGTAGATCCTTCTGCTTCCGGCAATCCGACAGGGACATTGATCCTGAGTGAGGGGGCGACGCTGCTCGCCGCGGGAGCACCGGATGCCTCGGGCGATCTGAGCTTTGTCGTATCGTCTTTGGGGATTGGGCCACACAGTCTTGTCGCATCCTACTCGGGGGATCGCAACTTTGTGCCGAGCCAATCCCCAACGATGTTGTTTATGGTGAATACACCACCGAGCGGCTCGGTGGACTTCAACCTGGCTGCGAGCAGCACCACCACACAGACGATCAATTCCGGGGATTCGGCAAACTTCTCGTTTGTTGTGAATGTGCAGGGAAATCTTTCGGCTCCGGTGACTCTTTCGGCTTCCGGCCTTCCTGATCTTGCGACGGCGTCATTCAATCCCGGCAGCGTCGTTCCGGGACGCTCATCGACGACTGTGACGATGACCGTTGCCACTCCGAAGACGGCTGCGAGTTCGGGTTCACACTCGCCGGTCGTGTTGGCGCTGCTTGTGGTGGGTATTCTTCCGCTAATGAGAAAAAAGAGGATACCGGTTCGGCTGCTTGTTCTTCTGGTGGGACTGTTGTTACCGTTTGCAACCGGCTGTGGAGATCGTGTTCGCTCGGGAACGGATGTTCCGGGAACGACGAGGTCTTACACTGTCACTGTGACCGGCACTACGGTTGGGGCGAATGGGGAACAGGTAAGGCACACGGCCGATGTGACCCTTATCGTGCAGACTGCGAGTTAG